One Brassica napus cultivar Da-Ae chromosome C2, Da-Ae, whole genome shotgun sequence DNA window includes the following coding sequences:
- the LOC106420907 gene encoding uncharacterized protein LOC106420907, which produces MIKRKTIGASHGWIATLKDDGILRLQDDLNPYASDTNPKRIPLPPLVTLPHCQTKITTNVSMSSSSPEDDEDCVVAVKFLGPQLSFCRPAESKPEWTSVKLENPCFHSSRVMFSKKDKQEGALCGQMVQEDNRDDQKWRSHNEKESSKVVQVRRGGGRKRYASERAAERDFLDSFCKSEHLVESPTGETFLVEQYKKKRIVKEGVARMRREFLIVYKLDNEGTPVYTQDMGDVTMFLSKSEPFCVPSTSFPGLRRNYIHILDVDEIVGYDVGDISIAAASGTFYSPYYFPPVDN; this is translated from the exons ATGATAAAACGCAAAACGATCGGGGCATCTCATGGGTGGATAGCTACTCTAAAGGACGACGGCATCCTTCGTCTCCAAGATGATCTAAACCCGTATGCTTCGGATACAAATCCGAAACGCATCCCGCTGCCTCCTCTTGTGACTCTGCCACACTGCCAAACCAAAATCACCACCAACGTGTCAATGTCCTCATCTTCTCCAGAGGATGACGAGGACTGTGTCGTGGCTGTCAAGTTCTTGGGACCTCAGCTCAGCTTTTGCAGGCCAGCTGAGAGTAAACCAGAGTGGACCAGCGTCAAGCTCGAGAACCCTTGCTTCCACTCCTCCCGTGTCATGTTTTCCAAGAAAGACAAG CAAGAGGGAGCACTTTGTGGTCAGATGGTGCAAGAAGACAATCGAGATGACCAAAAGTGGCGTAGCCACAATGAGAAGGAAAGCTCTAAAGTTGTTCAGGTTAGACGAGGAGGAGGAAGGAAACGATATGCTTCAGAGCGCGCGGCTGAACGGGATTTTTTGGATTCGTTCTGCAAGAGCGAGCACTTGGTGGAGTCACCAACTGGTGAGACTTTCTTGGTTGAGCAgtacaagaagaagagaattgTTAAAGAAGGTGTCGCTAGAATGAGAAGAGAGTTTTTGATAGTGTACAAGCTAGACAATGAAGGAACCCCGGTCTACACTCAAGACATGGGAGATGTCACCATGTTCCTCTCAAAGTCTGAACCTTTCTGTGTCCCTTCTACTTCCTTTCCTGGTTTGCGTCGTAACTACATTCACATCCTCGATGTTGATGAAATCGTAGGTTATGATGTAGGTGACATCTCCATCGCTGCTGCAAGTGGTACATTTTATTCCCCTTATTATTTTCCACCAGTTGACAACTAG